The genomic window AGTTACCGTTATTGTATCAGGTTTTCCTGCCTCTTCACAAGTCAAGCGACAATTGGCGTGAAGCGCATCTTTCGTTCCAATTGTCGTTTTACTGTCTCCACCTGTCCATTTGTCTTTGAGTTTTGGCTTGCACTTTCCTTGTGCAGGACCTGCTTTTCCTTCTTTTTTCAGTTTTTCTTTTTCTTTTTTTAATAGCTTCTCACAGACACCAAAATCTTTTTCCTTGATTTCTGTATCATTTATAGTCAAAGTAATATCTGACCCAACAGAGTTTCCAGCTCCACTACCCGAGCTTAACAAAGTGGCAGGCTTATTACCAAGCTCACATTCCACTGTTGCTCCATCTACAACTAACAAAGCCGCTTCTAATTGTTGCTTAGTAACTGCTAAGTCAAAGGTTTTACTAAAACTATTCATCGCATCAGTCAAATTGACCAACTTCTTCACTCCTTATACACAACTACACCTTTATACAACAACTCGCTCTTTTTACTGCTATCTATTAAAATAATTATTCATCCTACAACGAATATTTTCTTCTAGTAATTCTTCTAAAAGTAAAATCCCAAACTCTTCTAGTCCACTGATCCCCTGCTCTGGAATAATTGCCAGTTTTAAATCAACTGCCTCTTCATTCTCATATTCTTTTGCGATATTTTTCAAAAAGAAGCGTTTCGCAAACATTGTCAGGAAGATGTTTTGTTTCTCAAAAAAAGCTAGATTGTTTGATGATTCTAATGGATTTTTTTCTAAAGATGCCTTTGAGAGCTGGATAAAGGAAAAGTGATTTAACATGCCTTTTACGTTGTTAATAGAGAAGTTATTAGAATAATTTTCTTGTGCTGATGGCTGTAATTTTTGATAAGAGTAATAAACACCTGTATTGGGTAGGTGTACTTCCTTTACAGTTTTCAATGCACATCCTATGATGACAGCTTCATTCTCCAGCATCTCCTTCCTGAAGATCTCAGTTTGATTTCCTTTGCCATCTTCAATGTAACAATTACCAATGGTTAGATTGTTTTTCATAAGTAGTTGCTTCGATTCATACTCGCTACACCAATGGATTATCTCCATTTTATTTTCTTCAAGAATGACAATTTCAAAAATTATTCGATCTTGAGCCCAGACATATATTGACAGCGCCTCTGCAGAATATACTTCAATTAACCGACCGAAGCAGTCATATTGGAATACAACAGGTTTATTGTTTTTATCATCTGCAATCGAGAGTAATCCCGATCCATAAAACACTGGCTTTTTCAATGACCTCTTCTCCAATACCTTTTCTTGATTTTCCGGTATAACAGTTACTGTTACTTCTTTGCTCTTATTCTCCAAAACATAATGACTCGATTCCGTATCTTTAACTTGAATTTTTATAGGTTCGTGCTTAGTTGGATTGCTTTTCACTACTCTTTGTGTCCCTTGCTTCCAGTAGTATTCTTTCAGAAGTTGCCCTATAATCAATGTATCTATGTTATCGTCTCTATCATATTTATAAAAAGTTGGAACCTTCATCATTTTTAAATCTTCAAAAGAGATTCTTTCCCCAGCCATTTGATGCGATTGATTGTAGGTCATTTCTAATTTACTCGATAGATTAGCAGCTGAACGTATTTGGCCAAACGCATCATATTCATACCGTTCCCAGGTCTTATCGCTAAAAATAATTTCCAGAATATTTCCGAGATGATTGTAATCTGCAACTAGCCACTCTTCCTCCGAATAAAGAACTTTGCTGACTCGCCCCTGCAAATTATACTCAAATTTCCGATGCCCGGATTCCCTTGAAATCTCTTCAATAATCTGTCCTGCTTCGTTTCGAATAATACTCAAAACCGTTTCATTACTGTCTTTCATTCTGAGAAGTCTGCCATTGAAATCGTGGGAAAGACGAAAGGTCTTATGACCATTTTTAAGCATTGTAACCTTGCCATTTTTATCATAGCTAAGCGAAAGAACTATATCTGGTGTTGCAAGTTCCACAATTTGATCCGCCGTATTATACTTATATTTTCTAAATAATTGATTATTTCTATTTATTACAAGTAACCGATTCCTTTTGTCGTACAAGTACGAAAAGAACTCTTCCTTATCTCCACTAACCCTTCTTTTCTGAATGATTAACCCTAAAGAATTATAAGAAATCGAAACCTCTACATCTTTTTCTTTTACATAACTAACTCGTCCAAATTCATCTGATTCAATAATTTTAGGCTGATAAAAATCACTTCTATATTTCTCTTTTTCATCTGGTGGCGGAGCAGCTAAGGTCCCGTCCTCTTCGTAACGATAGCTTTCCTTCTGACCATCGTTACTCTCTTTCTCAACTAACCAACCACGCTCATCATAGATATAGCTCATGATTCGACCTTCAGCTGATTGAAACCGAGTAATCAAGTTCTGCTTATTATAAAAATAACGTTCGAAACCACCTTGGGCGAAAGCGATTTCTTCTACAAGCCCCATTTTGTTATAACGGTACTTCGTCTGCCCGCCATAATAGTCCGTCACAAGATTATAGCCTTGATCTTGGTGGTACTCGATCCATCCTTCTTGAATATGACCGTCTCCCCAGGTATGTGTTACCCGTCCCAAGTCATCATATTGCCAATGGAATTTCATCCCATTTTTATCTTTCCGTTGAACCATCAGATAATTATCATCATAGGTGAATGTCACAGCGTATCCATCTACATCTGTTACAGAGATCAAATTCCCCATTTCTGAATAATCATAGTAGCTTACGACTGAGTCATTTACTGACAGAGACTGAATAAAGCCCAATAAATTATAGTTAACTATAAAAATTTGCTGATTCGAATCAATAAGTTGTTTCAAGCGTCCCTGTTCATCGTATAAAAGTTGCAGCTTAAATCCTGATTGGTTGCTGATTTCACTCATGTTATATAGCATTGGATTCTGTTTGTTTGGAACAAAACGGCATATCTGCCCTTGCTCTGCTTTTTTTAAAATATATTCCTTTTGTTCACAAATTAAGTGTAGTTTACTTGCTGTATCGAAATGTTCTAAATCATCAAATAACCATGGAAATTCTGTTTTTTGACCGTTTCCATCAATATGAAAGAGCAATTGATTTTCTGCATCAATTTCCAAATGTTCATCATAAATAAACAGAATCCGATTACCTAAAGAGCCAACCCAGTTACTATTACTTGTCCATTTCCAAGACCAATTGAGAGGAATTTGCCCTTTCGTTTCAAAATCTGTTTGATGGTACGTATAAGCCCCACTTATCAAATCAACTGGATCAAATCCAAAATGACGTTGTTCAGATTTTAGTTGATGCGTGCTAACTCTTTTCTCTTTTTTTACCGTGTCATCAAGAAAACGAAACCCTCTCTTCAGTTCTTTATACCTTTTACTTTTTTCATTCTTACGCTTCATTGTTACATTCCTCCTTTCTTAAAAATGGATTTTCGCCAACAATCACTCTTCAAGCCTCACCTCTTCTCCCACAAACCCATTCAATCCTCGTCTAAGCAGACTTTCCATAACGTCTAAACTGACGATCCAGCAATCTTCCGGCAGACCTTGAACGGAGAAAAATTTTTCGTAGATGATGCGTTCTTTCTTTAGCACCAAGGTCTCTACTATTCCTTGATTATCAAAAATTGTTTCGGGATGCAGACAATCAACTCCCCTAGGCTTGACTGCCCAATAGAATAAGTCTCTTTCCAGTTGAGAGCTACTCACCGTCACAAACTTTTTTGGTGGAGTCTTTGTATAGATGTTTATTGTATTTAGAAATTCCTCCGATATTATAGGAAAGGGTTCATGAAAATAATCGGTGATGCTCTCTATCTGTAAAGTTTTGGTAATAGCATTAAGTCCATCTTTGAAAATAATCTCCTTATAATCTTCCGGTAGATAGTCAAAGCTCAGGATATTTTTTTTGACTTGTTTTGGTTTGATTTGATAATAGATCATCGACTCACCCACTCAATTTCAGCTCGTTGTTTTTGTGACAAAGCAAGATACTTCTTCTCTGACTCAAAGAATTTCGTCCCATTCATTTTGGCACCCAAAAACACAGCTCCCTGTATTTTTGCTCCTCGAAAATCTGTATTCGTAAGGTTTGCGTAAGAAAAGTCCGTACCAAAAAAGCAAGGAATTGCCTCTATCCCCAAAGCAACAGCTCCTTTTACAAATCGAAAATCAGCATTGGAACAATCCGCTGAACGAAAGCTTGCGTCTTGAAGGTAGCTCCCGCTGAAATCACTATCAGACAAGGAACAATGTTCGAAACGACTCCCTACTAACAGACTCTCTCTAAACAATGCTTGTTCAAAATGACAAGATTCAAAATGTGCCCAAGTGATCACTTCTTTACTAAAATCAAATTGATCAAAAATAATCTTCTGAAAAATTTTATATTCATCAAAATCGAGTTGTCCCCCGACTTTTAATTGATCTACCACTGTTTGTGAGAGACCTTCTTCTTGCCATTCCATAATGCGTTCACTCGCATCCTTATACTCTCCTGCATATACATAGAGACTTTTACCTGTGACGATACCTTCGAATAACTGTTTTCCTCTCTCTCGAAATAGATAACGGAGTAAGGCAATAAAATACTGATGAAATACATCGTAGTAGCTACTCAGAAAATAATTTGTTTGCTTCTGTAAATGAGGATTTTGGCACGCATTGATTTCTTCTTCTAACCGACTTTTGAATGCTTTCAGATAGGGAGATAACCAATCGAATTGAATAACTGATTCTGCCTGTTTCGGACTGTAGTACCATTGTTTTCCATAGCTGTGGATTTCATAACAAAGACGCTCGTCAAAAAGATATGGCGCTCGTAACCATGAGAATACAAAAAAAGAAGTTGGCGATGCCTGTCCTACTCGTTGCTGCTCTTGAAGATCAGTAAAGAAAGGTTGCAGCTTCTTCTCCAAATATACGATCAACTCATTTTTTTCCTGACGAAATGCCTCATCTAGTTCTTGGATAAGTGATTTAACTAAAGGCTCGACAAACTCTAATTGAAATACTTTTATTGGTTCAGTCACAATCATCTTTGTTCTCCTAATTCATTTTGATTTCGCTACCATTCAACACGATTTTGTCATTGACAGAAATCGTATTACCGCCAGAGCTGATATTCACACTATCTGAAGCATCCATGACAACATTTCTCCCCTTCAAGCTCAACGCGCCACCAGCAGTCACACTAACATTTCCACTACTTGTGATATTGATTCCCTCACCATCGTTCAGAATGATCTCAACACCATTGCCGACGATCGTGATTTTGTTTGGTTCCAATGTAATAGTTTTTCCAAATTTATTTCTTAGCGTTTTGATTGCCGGATCTAATCCGCTTGCTGAATCATCGTCTGTTCGAACTGTCGACATCGCAACGGCATCTTTTTCATCTCGAGTTGGATAATATAAGCGAACCAGTTCGCCCACTTCGGGCATCATATACCAGCCTACATTGTCATCAGAGGTATAGTTTGTAGAATAAGGAAACCAATATGCTGCTGCATTCCGACCTTGGTCTATCGCTAGATCCAACAATACTTTATCTCCTGCTACAGATTTCACTGTTCCATTGATCGAACTACCTATCAGCTGTTCATTGTATTCCTTTTCTACCAAAACACCTTGAGCCTTTGTCAAGATATAATGATTCTGCAACGCGCCTCGTTCAATGACACGTATCAGGTCAATAATCTGCCATTCTTCATCTAGAAACCTCACTTTATCCCCTAAAATAAAAACTTGATTCGTTTTCACTTTATAACGAAGAAATGCTTGTTCGTTCGCAGTTATGCCTTGATTGTCTCGAATCTGACGGTAACCAGCCAAGTCTTTTTCTATTTGAAAATCTGCTGAATGTACTTCCCCGGCGACAGAAGCATTAGGTAAACCAAAATAGAATTTCGGGGTATTGTATTGATCAATCGCTACTAATTGACGATTAAAATGAGAAGCTAAACGCTTAATAAAAGCCCAATCTGTCTCATCAAACTGTGTCAAAAATTGATTCACAGTCTGTCCATTGGAGACTGTATCCAGAAATCCAGCGCCATTGTAGCTCCCTAATACCTGACTGACGATCTGTTCATAGCTCTGCGTCTTGAGTTGAAATGAGCGTCGTTTTCTTTTGATATCCATTAAATAGGTATGAGAATAGCTTTCCCCGTGGATATAATAGACATCACCTTCATTAATCAGCTCTATAGAAACAGCAATTCCTTCATAAAAAGAAAAGGTCTGTCCGGCTTCAGTTCGTTTGGAAATACTGATAGGAAGTAAACTGTCTTGCAACTGCAAAATTCGGTTCGCTTCTTCTTTAGAGACAACGCCTTTAAACTCAGCTATGCCATGCTCTCCTTGAGAGTGACTGATTTTCAGCTCCAATAAAGAAAGAATTTTGAAAGGCTTGATCTGAATGTTTTCGCTTAAAATCTGATCTCCTTTTGTTGTGACACGATAGAAACGCATGCTCTTTTCAATCATTTGGTGCCCTTCTACTCCTGACGTTGAAAATGCACTAGTAGGTCGAGTGAGTTGTTCTTTTACTGAAGAAGTTGGACGTTTCACCTTCTCTTTATCCTTCGTTTTTTCTGCTGGAATGATTCTATATGCATCTTTACTGTCAAAATTAAACGTTGCCATTCGATTCTGTTTTAACGGATTTCTGTTATTACTGTTCAATGGTTTAGCAGGACTTTCCTTCGTTTTTATTGGATTCGGTATTATTTCAGCAAAAGTACTTTTATCTGCCTTGAAGGACTGACTATTCATCATAGAACGGTCATTCCTATTCCTCTCACTGCTGTCTACCTTTTTCGTTTCTTGTTGATCTATCTTTTTCCATAGTTTAGTTTTCTTCGTCATCTACTCTTTCCCCCTCTAATGTATTTTCAATCGTCCGTAACATCGCTTCACAAACTGGTCCCCACACTTCTCCGCCATCCTTAGGACAGGTATAAGAGAAAAAGGCAGGTTCGTTTTGAGCAAGAACGATTCCGAAAAATAAGTACAATTCTCCATCCAAGCTAACGGTTTCACTATCAAAATAGCTGTAAAATAGACCGTCTTCTTCTCCGGTTCCCTCATTTAACAGAACCATTTCCGGGTGTATTTTTTTGAGTCCACTGATGACACCATTAGCAAATCCAGCAAACTGAGATTCATCGATTTTTTCGTCTAAACGGTTAAATGTAATATCATGAAGTCCAAAATCAATAGTAAAAATATAGTCTGGTCTCTGCGTATACGGATATTTTTGTTCTATTTCTTCTTGGTCCATCAAATCATATTCTTCAGGAATAAATACAAGAAAAGTATCTAGCTGCATTCTCTTAAAAGAAAATTGCTGTTCGCCAATATGAATAGATGCACCTTCTTTAAGCGTTTCTATAAAATTCTCCACATCTAATTGTTCACGCCATTGCTTTCGTTGTTCTTGCAATACCATTAATTGTTCCATTAGCGCGATCTCACGATCCTGTTCCATCCTTTTCCCTCCCTCGTCTTATATACTCTTCTTTCTAATGTGAAGATCTATTTCCAGTTCATCCTGTTTAAAAATCAGATAGGCTCCTTGTCGAACACTTAAGGTGACCCAAACCCCTTTTGGTATTTCT from Enterococcus sp. 9E7_DIV0242 includes these protein-coding regions:
- a CDS encoding pentapeptide repeat-containing protein — translated: MIVTEPIKVFQLEFVEPLVKSLIQELDEAFRQEKNELIVYLEKKLQPFFTDLQEQQRVGQASPTSFFVFSWLRAPYLFDERLCYEIHSYGKQWYYSPKQAESVIQFDWLSPYLKAFKSRLEEEINACQNPHLQKQTNYFLSSYYDVFHQYFIALLRYLFRERGKQLFEGIVTGKSLYVYAGEYKDASERIMEWQEEGLSQTVVDQLKVGGQLDFDEYKIFQKIIFDQFDFSKEVITWAHFESCHFEQALFRESLLVGSRFEHCSLSDSDFSGSYLQDASFRSADCSNADFRFVKGAVALGIEAIPCFFGTDFSYANLTNTDFRGAKIQGAVFLGAKMNGTKFFESEKKYLALSQKQRAEIEWVSR
- a CDS encoding DUF6531 domain-containing protein, with translation MKRKNEKSKRYKELKRGFRFLDDTVKKEKRVSTHQLKSEQRHFGFDPVDLISGAYTYHQTDFETKGQIPLNWSWKWTSNSNWVGSLGNRILFIYDEHLEIDAENQLLFHIDGNGQKTEFPWLFDDLEHFDTASKLHLICEQKEYILKKAEQGQICRFVPNKQNPMLYNMSEISNQSGFKLQLLYDEQGRLKQLIDSNQQIFIVNYNLLGFIQSLSVNDSVVSYYDYSEMGNLISVTDVDGYAVTFTYDDNYLMVQRKDKNGMKFHWQYDDLGRVTHTWGDGHIQEGWIEYHQDQGYNLVTDYYGGQTKYRYNKMGLVEEIAFAQGGFERYFYNKQNLITRFQSAEGRIMSYIYDERGWLVEKESNDGQKESYRYEEDGTLAAPPPDEKEKYRSDFYQPKIIESDEFGRVSYVKEKDVEVSISYNSLGLIIQKRRVSGDKEEFFSYLYDKRNRLLVINRNNQLFRKYKYNTADQIVELATPDIVLSLSYDKNGKVTMLKNGHKTFRLSHDFNGRLLRMKDSNETVLSIIRNEAGQIIEEISRESGHRKFEYNLQGRVSKVLYSEEEWLVADYNHLGNILEIIFSDKTWERYEYDAFGQIRSAANLSSKLEMTYNQSHQMAGERISFEDLKMMKVPTFYKYDRDDNIDTLIIGQLLKEYYWKQGTQRVVKSNPTKHEPIKIQVKDTESSHYVLENKSKEVTVTVIPENQEKVLEKRSLKKPVFYGSGLLSIADDKNNKPVVFQYDCFGRLIEVYSAEALSIYVWAQDRIIFEIVILEENKMEIIHWCSEYESKQLLMKNNLTIGNCYIEDGKGNQTEIFRKEMLENEAVIIGCALKTVKEVHLPNTGVYYSYQKLQPSAQENYSNNFSINNVKGMLNHFSFIQLSKASLEKNPLESSNNLAFFEKQNIFLTMFAKRFFLKNIAKEYENEEAVDLKLAIIPEQGISGLEEFGILLLEELLEENIRCRMNNYFNR
- a CDS encoding contractile injection system protein, VgrG/Pvc8 family, encoding MTKKTKLWKKIDQQETKKVDSSERNRNDRSMMNSQSFKADKSTFAEIIPNPIKTKESPAKPLNSNNRNPLKQNRMATFNFDSKDAYRIIPAEKTKDKEKVKRPTSSVKEQLTRPTSAFSTSGVEGHQMIEKSMRFYRVTTKGDQILSENIQIKPFKILSLLELKISHSQGEHGIAEFKGVVSKEEANRILQLQDSLLPISISKRTEAGQTFSFYEGIAVSIELINEGDVYYIHGESYSHTYLMDIKRKRRSFQLKTQSYEQIVSQVLGSYNGAGFLDTVSNGQTVNQFLTQFDETDWAFIKRLASHFNRQLVAIDQYNTPKFYFGLPNASVAGEVHSADFQIEKDLAGYRQIRDNQGITANEQAFLRYKVKTNQVFILGDKVRFLDEEWQIIDLIRVIERGALQNHYILTKAQGVLVEKEYNEQLIGSSINGTVKSVAGDKVLLDLAIDQGRNAAAYWFPYSTNYTSDDNVGWYMMPEVGELVRLYYPTRDEKDAVAMSTVRTDDDSASGLDPAIKTLRNKFGKTITLEPNKITIVGNGVEIILNDGEGINITSSGNVSVTAGGALSLKGRNVVMDASDSVNISSGGNTISVNDKIVLNGSEIKMN